A genomic segment from Deinococcus sp. YIM 77859 encodes:
- the rpsL gene encoding 30S ribosomal protein S12 codes for MPTTQQLLRKGRKTLPKKSKVPALKGSPFRRGVCTVVKTTTPKKPNSALRKIARVRLSSQFEVTAYIPGEGHNLQEHSVVLIRGGRVKDLPGVRYHIVRGTLDTQGVKDRNKSRSKYGTKKPKAGAAAAGAKKK; via the coding sequence CTGCCTACCACCCAGCAACTGCTCCGTAAGGGGCGCAAGACCCTTCCCAAGAAGAGCAAGGTTCCGGCCCTCAAGGGTAGCCCGTTCCGCCGCGGCGTCTGCACGGTCGTCAAGACGACGACCCCCAAGAAGCCCAACTCGGCGCTGCGCAAGATCGCTCGTGTGCGCCTCTCCAGCCAGTTTGAGGTGACGGCCTACATTCCTGGGGAAGGCCACAACCTCCAGGAACACAGCGTGGTGCTGATTCGCGGGGGCCGTGTCAAGGACCTGCCCGGTGTGCGTTACCACATCGTGCGCGGCACGCTTGATACCCAGGGCGTCAAGGACCGCAACAAGAGCCGCTCCAAATACGGCACCAAGAAGCCCAAGGCCGGCGCGGCCGCTGCGGGCGCGAAGAAGAAGTAA
- the fusA gene encoding elongation factor G, giving the protein MTTKAQSYLTHFRNIGIAAHIDAGKTTTTERILYYTGRTHNIGEVHDGAATMDWMEQERERGITITAAATTAKWKRSGTTEEYTINIIDTPGHVDFTIEVERSMRVLDGAVAVFDSSQGVEPQSETVWRQADRYGVPRIAFANKMDKTGASFELVVNDIRERLGAIPAPIQYPMGQENEFKGIIDLVRQRAYTYTNDLGTEIQEHDVPAEYADKVAEMRAQLIEAAAEVDEDLMMLYLEGEEPSVEQLVAALRKGTIEKKIFPVLCGSSLKNKGVQLLLDAVVDYLPSPLDIPAIKGTTESGEVIEYPADPEGKLAALAFKIMADPYVGRLTFVRIYSGTLQSGSYVYNASKERRERVGRLLKMHANSREEVSELKAGELGAVIGLKEAGTGNTLIGDGDPRVLLESIDVPEPVIKLAIEPKTKADQEKMGIGLQKLAEEDPTFKVETDPESGQTTIAGMGELHLEILVDRLKREYKVDANVGAPQVAYRETITRPVDVEGKFVRQSGGRGQFGHVKIKAEPLEPGAGFVFENAVVGGTVPKEYIGPAQKGIEEAMQSGPMLGFPVVDMKVTLYDGSYHEVDSSEMAFKIAGSMALKEAVQKGAPALLEPIMRVEVTVPEEYMGDIIGDLNSRRGQIQGMEARGNAQIVRAFVPLAEMFGYATDMRSMTQGRASYSMFFDHYSPVPNNLAQQLMKK; this is encoded by the coding sequence ATGACCACCAAAGCCCAGAGCTACCTCACCCACTTCCGCAACATTGGGATTGCCGCGCACATCGACGCGGGCAAGACCACCACGACGGAGCGCATCCTGTACTACACCGGGCGCACGCACAACATCGGCGAGGTGCACGACGGCGCCGCCACGATGGACTGGATGGAGCAGGAGCGTGAGCGCGGCATCACGATTACTGCGGCGGCCACGACCGCCAAGTGGAAGCGTTCCGGCACCACCGAGGAATACACCATCAACATCATCGACACGCCCGGACACGTGGATTTCACCATCGAGGTGGAGCGGTCCATGCGCGTGCTTGACGGTGCTGTGGCGGTGTTTGATTCCAGCCAGGGCGTCGAGCCGCAGAGTGAGACGGTGTGGCGTCAGGCCGACCGCTACGGCGTGCCGCGCATCGCCTTTGCCAACAAGATGGACAAGACGGGCGCCTCCTTCGAGCTCGTGGTGAACGACATCCGCGAGCGTCTGGGCGCCATTCCGGCCCCCATTCAGTACCCGATGGGCCAGGAGAACGAGTTCAAGGGCATCATCGACCTCGTTCGCCAGCGCGCCTACACCTACACGAACGACCTGGGCACCGAGATTCAGGAACACGACGTGCCCGCCGAGTACGCGGACAAGGTGGCGGAGATGCGCGCGCAGCTCATCGAGGCCGCCGCTGAGGTTGACGAAGACCTCATGATGCTGTACCTCGAAGGCGAGGAACCCAGCGTCGAACAGCTTGTGGCCGCGCTCCGCAAGGGCACCATCGAGAAGAAGATCTTCCCGGTGCTGTGCGGCTCCTCGCTGAAGAATAAGGGCGTGCAGCTTCTCCTCGACGCGGTCGTAGACTACCTGCCCAGTCCGCTCGATATCCCCGCCATCAAGGGCACGACCGAGAGCGGCGAGGTGATCGAGTACCCCGCTGACCCCGAAGGCAAGCTGGCCGCGCTGGCCTTTAAGATCATGGCTGACCCCTACGTGGGCCGCCTGACCTTTGTGCGCATCTACTCGGGCACGCTCCAGAGCGGTTCCTATGTGTACAACGCCAGCAAGGAGCGCCGCGAGCGCGTCGGCCGCCTGCTGAAGATGCACGCCAACAGCCGTGAAGAAGTCAGCGAGCTCAAGGCAGGCGAGCTGGGTGCGGTGATCGGCCTCAAGGAGGCGGGTACGGGGAACACCCTGATCGGCGACGGCGATCCGCGCGTGCTGCTGGAGAGCATCGACGTACCCGAGCCCGTCATCAAGCTCGCCATCGAGCCCAAGACCAAGGCCGACCAGGAAAAGATGGGGATTGGCCTCCAGAAGCTTGCCGAAGAAGATCCTACCTTCAAGGTGGAGACCGATCCCGAGTCGGGTCAGACCACCATTGCGGGCATGGGTGAGCTGCACCTGGAAATTCTGGTGGACCGCCTGAAGCGTGAGTACAAGGTGGACGCCAACGTCGGCGCGCCGCAGGTAGCCTACCGCGAGACGATCACTCGACCGGTCGACGTGGAAGGCAAGTTTGTGCGTCAGTCGGGTGGGCGCGGTCAGTTCGGCCACGTGAAGATCAAGGCCGAGCCCCTGGAGCCCGGTGCGGGCTTTGTGTTCGAAAACGCGGTTGTGGGCGGCACGGTGCCCAAGGAGTACATCGGCCCGGCTCAGAAGGGCATCGAGGAAGCGATGCAGAGCGGACCCATGCTGGGCTTCCCGGTCGTGGACATGAAGGTCACCCTCTACGACGGCTCCTACCACGAGGTGGACTCCAGCGAAATGGCCTTTAAGATCGCCGGCTCGATGGCGCTCAAGGAGGCCGTGCAAAAGGGTGCTCCCGCGCTGCTCGAACCCATCATGCGCGTGGAAGTCACCGTGCCGGAGGAGTACATGGGCGACATCATCGGTGACCTGAACAGCCGGCGCGGTCAGATTCAGGGCATGGAAGCGCGCGGCAATGCGCAGATCGTCCGGGCTTTTGTCCCGCTGGCGGAGATGTTCGGCTACGCGACCGACATGCGCTCCATGACCCAGGGCCGGGCGAGTTACTCGATGTTCTTCGACCACTACAGCCCGGTCCCCAACAACCTTGCCCAGCAGCTCATGAAGAAGTAA
- the pgm gene encoding phosphoglucomutase (alpha-D-glucose-1,6-bisphosphate-dependent): MTLSPLAGEPAPQALLTNIPRLVAHYYETRPDPTREAQRVAFGTSGHRGTSLNGSFNEAHILAISQAVAEHRAAAGITGPLYLGQDTHGLSEPAWITAVRVLVANGVRVRAQPGFFTPTPLVSHAILNHNRAGQGGTADGIVITPSHNPPQDGGFKYNPPSGGPADTDITRAVQQRANALLEGGLREVKRVSLDEALSALDPFDFIAPYVSELGQVIDLDAIRQSGVRIGVDPLGGSSLPVWEAIRDAHGLNLTIVNTRIDPSFAFMTVDKDGKIRMDCSSPYAMASLLRLKDDFDVAVGNDPDADRHGIVTQSGLMNPNHYLAVMIDYLFRNRTGWSADAGVGKTLVSSALIDRVTAGLGRRLVEVPVGFKYFVEGLLTGFLGFGGEESAGASFLRRDGRAWSTDKDGIIAGLLAAEITARTGQTPSQRFAALTAQYGATAYDRQDAPANAAQKRVLAHLSPEQVTATTLAGDPITAKLTRAPGNGEPIGGLKVTTEHAWFAARPSGTEDVYKIYAESFKGPEHLQEVLAEAREVVGAAFKAGGAE, translated from the coding sequence ATGACGCTGAGTCCTCTGGCCGGTGAGCCTGCCCCCCAAGCCCTCCTCACGAATATCCCGCGGCTGGTGGCCCACTACTACGAGACGCGCCCCGACCCCACGCGAGAAGCGCAGCGGGTCGCCTTTGGCACCAGCGGGCACCGCGGCACCAGCCTGAATGGGTCTTTCAATGAGGCGCATATCCTGGCGATCAGTCAGGCTGTGGCCGAGCATCGGGCGGCCGCCGGCATCACCGGACCGCTGTACCTGGGGCAAGATACCCACGGGCTTTCGGAACCGGCCTGGATCACCGCCGTGCGGGTTCTCGTGGCCAATGGAGTGCGGGTGCGTGCCCAGCCCGGCTTCTTTACCCCCACCCCCCTGGTCAGCCACGCGATTCTGAACCACAATCGCGCGGGTCAGGGCGGGACGGCGGATGGGATCGTGATCACACCCAGCCACAATCCTCCCCAAGACGGCGGCTTCAAGTACAACCCACCCTCGGGCGGCCCGGCGGACACCGACATCACCCGCGCCGTACAACAGCGCGCGAATGCCCTGCTGGAGGGCGGGTTGCGTGAGGTGAAGCGGGTGTCTTTGGATGAGGCGCTGAGCGCGCTGGACCCCTTCGACTTCATCGCGCCCTATGTCTCGGAACTCGGTCAGGTGATCGATCTGGACGCCATTCGGCAGAGCGGTGTTCGGATCGGCGTCGATCCTCTCGGTGGTTCCAGCCTGCCCGTTTGGGAGGCGATCCGCGACGCACACGGCCTGAATCTCACCATCGTGAATACCCGGATCGATCCCAGCTTTGCCTTTATGACGGTGGACAAGGACGGCAAGATCCGTATGGACTGCTCCAGCCCCTACGCCATGGCGAGCCTGCTGCGCCTCAAGGATGATTTTGATGTGGCGGTGGGCAACGATCCCGACGCGGACCGTCACGGCATCGTGACGCAAAGCGGCCTGATGAATCCCAACCACTACCTCGCTGTGATGATCGACTACCTCTTCCGAAACCGAACGGGTTGGAGCGCGGACGCGGGTGTGGGCAAAACGCTCGTCTCTAGCGCCCTGATTGACCGAGTGACCGCGGGGCTGGGGCGCAGGCTGGTCGAGGTGCCGGTTGGTTTCAAGTACTTCGTGGAAGGTCTTCTGACCGGCTTCCTGGGCTTCGGCGGCGAGGAGTCGGCGGGCGCGAGCTTCCTGCGCCGGGATGGCCGGGCATGGAGCACCGACAAGGATGGCATCATCGCGGGCCTGCTCGCCGCCGAGATCACCGCCAGAACCGGGCAGACCCCCTCGCAACGTTTCGCCGCGCTCACAGCGCAGTACGGCGCGACCGCCTATGACCGTCAGGACGCTCCGGCCAACGCCGCGCAGAAGAGGGTGCTCGCTCACCTCAGCCCCGAGCAGGTCACGGCCACCACCCTGGCGGGCGACCCGATCACGGCCAAGCTTACCCGCGCCCCCGGCAACGGAGAGCCCATCGGCGGCCTCAAGGTCACGACCGAGCACGCCTGGTTTGCCGCTCGGCCCAGCGGCACCGAGGACGTCTACAAGATCTACGCCGAAAGCTTTAAGGGCCCCGAGCATCTGCAGGAGGTTCTGGCCGAGGCCCGCGAGGTGGTGGGTGCGGCCTTCAAGGCGGGAGGGGCCGAGTAA
- the rpsG gene encoding 30S ribosomal protein S7: MARRRRAEVRQLQPDLVYQDVLVSAMINRIMKDGKKNLASRIFYGACRLVQERTGQEPLKVFRQAFDNVKPRVEVRSRRVGGSTYQVPVEVGPRRQQSVALRWLTDAMESRPERTAIERLAGEMMDAAQGRGAAIKKKDDMERMAEANRAYAHYRW; the protein is encoded by the coding sequence ATGGCACGTCGCCGCAGAGCAGAAGTGCGCCAGCTCCAGCCCGACCTGGTCTACCAGGACGTGCTGGTGAGCGCGATGATCAACCGCATCATGAAAGACGGCAAGAAGAACCTTGCCAGCCGCATCTTCTACGGGGCTTGCCGCCTGGTGCAGGAACGCACCGGCCAGGAGCCGTTGAAGGTCTTCCGCCAGGCTTTTGACAACGTCAAGCCCCGCGTGGAAGTTCGCAGCCGTCGTGTGGGCGGCAGCACCTACCAGGTGCCGGTCGAGGTGGGGCCTCGCCGTCAGCAGAGTGTCGCGCTGCGCTGGCTGACCGATGCGATGGAAAGCCGTCCCGAGCGTACCGCCATCGAGCGTCTGGCGGGCGAGATGATGGATGCCGCGCAGGGCCGCGGCGCTGCCATCAAGAAGAAGGACGACATGGAGCGTATGGCGGAGGCCAACCGCGCCTACGCCCACTACCGCTGGTGA